The following proteins are encoded in a genomic region of Vicugna pacos chromosome 16, VicPac4, whole genome shotgun sequence:
- the MAP2K3 gene encoding dual specificity mitogen-activated protein kinase kinase 3 isoform X1, with amino-acid sequence MESPAASPPAGVPPSKGKSRRKKDLRITCVSKPPAPSPTPPRNLDSRTFITIGDRNFEVEADDLVPISELGRGAYGVVEKVRHAQSGTIMAVKRIRATVNSQEQKRLLMDLDVNMRTVDCFYTVTFYGALFREGDVWICMELMDTSLDKFYRKVLDKKMTIPEDILGEIAVSIVRALEHLHSKLSVIHRDVKPSNVLINKEGHVKMCDFGISGYLVDSVAKTMDAGCKPYMAPERINPELNQKGYNVKSDVWSLGITMIEMAILRFPYESWGTPFQQLKQVVEEPSPQLPADRFSPEFVDFTAQCLRKNPAERMSYLELMEHPFFTSHQTKKTDIAAFVKEILGEDS; translated from the exons GAAAATCCCGGAGGAAGAAGGATCTACGTATCACCTGTGTGTCCAAGCCACCGGCGCCCAGCCCCAC GCCCCCCCGGAACCTGGACTCCCGGACCTTCATCACCATTGGAGACAGG AACTTCGAGGTGGAAGCTGACGACCTGGTGCCCATCTCGGAGCTGGGCCGGGGGGCCTATGGGGTGGTGGAGAAGGTGCGGCATGCCCAGAGCGGCACCATCATGGCCGTGAAG CGGATCCGGGCCACCGTGAACTCGCAGGAGCAGAAGCGCCTCCTCATGGACCTGGACGTCAACATGCGAACGGTTGACTGCTTCTACACTGTCACCTTCTATGGGGCCCTCTTCAGAGAG GGAGACGTGTGGATCTGCATGGAGCTCATGGACACTTCCCTGGACAAGTTTTACCGGAAGGTGCTTGATAAAAAAATGACGATTCCAGAGGACATTCTGGGGGAAATTGCTGTGTCT ATCGTGAGGGCCCTGGAGCACCTGCACAGCAAGCTGTCCGTGATCCACAGAG ATGTGAAGCCGTCCAACGTTCTCATCAACaaggaaggccatgtgaagatgtgTGACTTCGGGATCAGTGGCTACTTGGTGGACTCTGTGGCCAAGACAATGGACGCTGGCTGCAAGCCCTACATGGCT CCAGAGAGGATCAACCCAGAGCTGAACCAGAAGGGCTACAACGTCAAGTCTGACGTGTGGAGTCTTGGCATCACCATG ATTGAGATGGCCATTCTGCGGTTTCCTTATGAGTCCTGGGGGACCCCGTTCCAGCAGCTGAAGCAGGTGGTGGAGGAGCCAtccccccagctcccagctgacCGTTTCTCCCCAGAGTTTGTGGACTTCACCGCACAGTG CCTGAGAAAGAACCCCGCGGAGCGCATGAGCTACCTGGAGCTGATG GAACACCCTTTCTTCACCTCGCACCAAACCAAGAAGACCGACATTGCTGCCTTTGTGAAGGAGATCCTGGGAGAGGATTCGTAG
- the MAP2K3 gene encoding dual specificity mitogen-activated protein kinase kinase 3 isoform X2: protein MESPAASPPAGVPPSKGKSRRKKDLRITCVSKPPAPSPTPPRNLDSRTFITIGDRNFEVEADDLVPISELGRGAYGVVEKVRHAQSGTIMAVKRIRATVNSQEQKRLLMDLDVNMRTVDCFYTVTFYGALFREGDVWICMELMDTSLDKFYRKVLDKKMTIPEDILGEIAVSIVRALEHLHSKLSVIHRDVKPSNVLINKEGHVKMCDFGISGYLVDSVAKTMDAGCKPYMAPERINPELNQKGYNVKSDVWSLGITMIEMAILRFPYESWGTPFQQLKQVVEEPSPQLPADRFSPEFVDFTAQCLAPACPVLS, encoded by the exons GAAAATCCCGGAGGAAGAAGGATCTACGTATCACCTGTGTGTCCAAGCCACCGGCGCCCAGCCCCAC GCCCCCCCGGAACCTGGACTCCCGGACCTTCATCACCATTGGAGACAGG AACTTCGAGGTGGAAGCTGACGACCTGGTGCCCATCTCGGAGCTGGGCCGGGGGGCCTATGGGGTGGTGGAGAAGGTGCGGCATGCCCAGAGCGGCACCATCATGGCCGTGAAG CGGATCCGGGCCACCGTGAACTCGCAGGAGCAGAAGCGCCTCCTCATGGACCTGGACGTCAACATGCGAACGGTTGACTGCTTCTACACTGTCACCTTCTATGGGGCCCTCTTCAGAGAG GGAGACGTGTGGATCTGCATGGAGCTCATGGACACTTCCCTGGACAAGTTTTACCGGAAGGTGCTTGATAAAAAAATGACGATTCCAGAGGACATTCTGGGGGAAATTGCTGTGTCT ATCGTGAGGGCCCTGGAGCACCTGCACAGCAAGCTGTCCGTGATCCACAGAG ATGTGAAGCCGTCCAACGTTCTCATCAACaaggaaggccatgtgaagatgtgTGACTTCGGGATCAGTGGCTACTTGGTGGACTCTGTGGCCAAGACAATGGACGCTGGCTGCAAGCCCTACATGGCT CCAGAGAGGATCAACCCAGAGCTGAACCAGAAGGGCTACAACGTCAAGTCTGACGTGTGGAGTCTTGGCATCACCATG ATTGAGATGGCCATTCTGCGGTTTCCTTATGAGTCCTGGGGGACCCCGTTCCAGCAGCTGAAGCAGGTGGTGGAGGAGCCAtccccccagctcccagctgacCGTTTCTCCCCAGAGTTTGTGGACTTCACCGCACAGTG CCTGGCCCCAGCCTGTCCTGTTCTCTCCTAG